One part of the Coffea eugenioides isolate CCC68of chromosome 10, Ceug_1.0, whole genome shotgun sequence genome encodes these proteins:
- the LOC113748913 gene encoding fructose-1,6-bisphosphatase, cytosolic isoform X2 gives MDHSADAHRTDLMTITRFVLNEQSKHAESRGDFTILLSHIVLGCKFVCSAVNKAGLAKLIGLAGETNVQGEEQKKLDVLSNEVFVKALVSSGRTCILVSEEDELAIVVEPSKRGKYCVVFDPLDGSSNIDCGVSIGTIFGIYMIKDHSEPKLEDALQPGKDMVAAGYCMYGSSCTLVLSTGSGVNGFTLDPSLGEFILTHPDIKIPKKGKIYSVNEGNARNWDAPTAKYVEKCKFPKDGSSAKSLRYIGSMVADVHRTLLYGGIFLYPADKKSPNGKLRVLYEVFPMSFLMEQAGGQAFTGKERALDLVPKKIHERSPIFLGSYDDVEEIKALYAEEQKA, from the exons ATGGATCATTCAGCGGATGCACAcaggactgatttgatgaccATAACCAGGTTTGTATTGAACGAGCAGTCCAAGCACGCAGAATCTCGCGGGGATTTCACTATCTTGCTCAGTCACATTGTTCTGGGCTGCAAGTTCGTTTGTTCTGCTGTCAACAAG GCAGGCTTGGCCAAGCTGATTGGGCTTGCAGGTGAGACAAATGTGCAG GGTGAAGAGCAAAAGAAGCTTGACGTGCTATCAAATGAAGTTTTTGTCAAAGCTCTGGTCAGCAGCGGTCGAACA TGCATTCTCGTCTCTGAAGAAGATGAACTGGCCATTGTTGTGGAGCCATCCAAGCGGGGGAA GTATTGTGTTGTGTTTGATCCCTTGGATGGATCCTCCAACATCGACTGTGGTGTCTCAATTGGAACT ATTTTTGGTATTTACATGATTAAAGATCACAGTGAACCAAAATTAGAAGACGCGTTGCAGCCTGGGAAGGACATGGTAGCTGCTGGCTACTGCATGTACGGTAGCTCTTGCACG CTTGTGTTGAGCACTGGAAGTGGTGTTAATGGATTTACTCTTGATCCATCTCTTGGAGAGTTCATACTGACTCATCCAGATATTAAG ATTCCAAAGAAAGGAAAGATATACTCTGTAAATGAGGGTAATGCAAGGAACTGGGATGCTCCGACAGCTAA GTATGTGGAGAAATGCAAGTTCCCAAAAGATGGTTCATCAGCTAAATCATTAAGATACATTGGGAG CATGGTAGCCGATGTTCACCGGACATTGCTCTATGGAGGTATCTTTTTGTATCCAGCTGATAAGAAAAGTCCTAACGGGAAATTGAG AGTTCTATATGAGGTCTTCCCGATGTCTTTCTTGATGGAACAAGCTGGAGGACAAGCATTTACTGGGAAGGAACGG GCACTTGACCTAGTTCCAAAGAAGATTCATGAAAGATCACCAATATTTCTTGGTAGTTATGATGATGTTGAAGAGATCAAAGCACTTTACGCTGAAGAGCAGAAAGCATAG
- the LOC113748913 gene encoding fructose-1,6-bisphosphatase, cytosolic isoform X1, with product MDHSADAHRTDLMTITRFVLNEQSKHAESRGDFTILLSHIVLGCKFVCSAVNKAGLAKLIGLAGETNVQGEEQKKLDVLSNEVFVKALVSSGRTCILVSEEDELAIVVEPSKRGKYCVVFDPLDGSSNIDCGVSIGTIFGIYMIKDHSEPKLEDALQPGKDMVAAGYCMYGSSCTLVLSTGSGVNGFTLDPSLGEFILTHPDIKVKKIPKKGKIYSVNEGNARNWDAPTAKYVEKCKFPKDGSSAKSLRYIGSMVADVHRTLLYGGIFLYPADKKSPNGKLRVLYEVFPMSFLMEQAGGQAFTGKERALDLVPKKIHERSPIFLGSYDDVEEIKALYAEEQKA from the exons ATGGATCATTCAGCGGATGCACAcaggactgatttgatgaccATAACCAGGTTTGTATTGAACGAGCAGTCCAAGCACGCAGAATCTCGCGGGGATTTCACTATCTTGCTCAGTCACATTGTTCTGGGCTGCAAGTTCGTTTGTTCTGCTGTCAACAAG GCAGGCTTGGCCAAGCTGATTGGGCTTGCAGGTGAGACAAATGTGCAG GGTGAAGAGCAAAAGAAGCTTGACGTGCTATCAAATGAAGTTTTTGTCAAAGCTCTGGTCAGCAGCGGTCGAACA TGCATTCTCGTCTCTGAAGAAGATGAACTGGCCATTGTTGTGGAGCCATCCAAGCGGGGGAA GTATTGTGTTGTGTTTGATCCCTTGGATGGATCCTCCAACATCGACTGTGGTGTCTCAATTGGAACT ATTTTTGGTATTTACATGATTAAAGATCACAGTGAACCAAAATTAGAAGACGCGTTGCAGCCTGGGAAGGACATGGTAGCTGCTGGCTACTGCATGTACGGTAGCTCTTGCACG CTTGTGTTGAGCACTGGAAGTGGTGTTAATGGATTTACTCTTGATCCATCTCTTGGAGAGTTCATACTGACTCATCCAGATATTAAGGTAAAAAAA ATTCCAAAGAAAGGAAAGATATACTCTGTAAATGAGGGTAATGCAAGGAACTGGGATGCTCCGACAGCTAA GTATGTGGAGAAATGCAAGTTCCCAAAAGATGGTTCATCAGCTAAATCATTAAGATACATTGGGAG CATGGTAGCCGATGTTCACCGGACATTGCTCTATGGAGGTATCTTTTTGTATCCAGCTGATAAGAAAAGTCCTAACGGGAAATTGAG AGTTCTATATGAGGTCTTCCCGATGTCTTTCTTGATGGAACAAGCTGGAGGACAAGCATTTACTGGGAAGGAACGG GCACTTGACCTAGTTCCAAAGAAGATTCATGAAAGATCACCAATATTTCTTGGTAGTTATGATGATGTTGAAGAGATCAAAGCACTTTACGCTGAAGAGCAGAAAGCATAG